The proteins below come from a single Chthoniobacterales bacterium genomic window:
- a CDS encoding CAP domain-containing protein has translation MKAPYFSNLLKVAALCQASALFFSATAQAGLVVDTSSREQSRVFYNAIYPASQNISTGWTGSVAGSNPGTTSDAFKARVFLRVNFFRAFAGLPAGVTNNPSWSTMDQSAALMMSANGAVDHTPPTSWKCYSTPGATAAGKSNLSLSNYGSDAISGYMEDPGSVNAPVGHRRWILYPETQQMGTGDVPANGSNYSANALWTLDLNHYADERPEVRDGFVAWPPKGFVPYQLVYPRWSFSYPEGDFSSASVSVTRNNVSIPVSVQSRMQGYGENTIVFVPNNLNPDAWSGPVKPADDTVYHVTVSNVGVGGLPQTFSYNVIAFDPASAGSDTPDFAINGSYTPTVGADNGYTVAEQTLATGYQWKISMKAAYTTVVGAESTAGVDMRGTARDSRVRAVGRYSYHLTHPRFTESSFVLQTPVLCTGTTKLNFSSRLTYATGYEAGTVEVSTDGGSQWTPVWSQRGRNNAGERAFAKRSVSLAAYNGREVKVRFRYALRQGSAYTQTNTGVGWYVDNVSFTSGQKLVGTTVSEVSPTPEFNFHPNVAGAYLLQVRSQVFDSYYSDWSMTKPVSAQ, from the coding sequence ATGAAAGCACCCTATTTCTCCAATCTGCTCAAAGTCGCCGCCTTGTGTCAGGCATCGGCCCTGTTTTTCTCTGCGACCGCCCAAGCTGGTCTGGTCGTGGACACCTCGAGCCGCGAGCAATCCCGGGTCTTTTACAATGCGATCTATCCCGCCTCGCAAAACATTTCCACTGGCTGGACGGGCAGCGTCGCCGGCAGCAATCCAGGGACGACTTCCGATGCATTCAAGGCCCGGGTGTTTCTGCGGGTTAATTTCTTTCGCGCTTTCGCCGGGCTGCCTGCCGGGGTGACGAACAATCCGAGTTGGAGCACAATGGACCAATCCGCGGCCTTGATGATGAGCGCCAATGGAGCCGTCGATCACACGCCGCCGACCTCATGGAAATGCTACTCCACTCCCGGCGCCACAGCGGCGGGCAAGTCGAATCTTTCCCTTTCGAACTACGGCTCCGACGCGATCTCCGGCTACATGGAAGACCCCGGCAGTGTGAACGCTCCGGTGGGTCACCGTCGCTGGATTTTGTATCCCGAGACCCAGCAAATGGGCACGGGCGACGTTCCCGCGAACGGCTCCAACTACTCTGCCAACGCCTTGTGGACGCTCGACTTGAATCATTATGCTGACGAGCGGCCTGAGGTTCGCGACGGATTTGTCGCCTGGCCGCCGAAGGGATTTGTGCCTTATCAACTGGTCTATCCCCGCTGGTCGTTTTCGTATCCAGAAGGCGATTTTTCCAGCGCATCCGTCAGCGTGACCCGGAATAACGTCAGCATCCCCGTGAGCGTGCAGAGCCGGATGCAGGGCTACGGCGAAAACACGATCGTCTTCGTTCCCAATAACTTGAACCCCGATGCCTGGTCTGGCCCGGTGAAACCGGCGGACGACACGGTGTATCACGTGACCGTCAGCAACGTCGGCGTGGGCGGTTTGCCCCAAACCTTCAGTTACAATGTAATCGCCTTTGACCCCGCCTCGGCGGGGTCGGACACGCCGGATTTTGCCATCAACGGGTCCTACACTCCGACTGTGGGCGCGGATAATGGATACACGGTGGCCGAGCAAACCCTGGCCACCGGTTACCAGTGGAAGATCAGTATGAAAGCCGCCTACACCACCGTCGTCGGTGCTGAATCCACCGCTGGAGTGGACATGAGGGGCACGGCTCGCGACAGCCGGGTTCGTGCGGTGGGGAGATATTCCTATCACCTGACGCATCCCCGTTTCACGGAATCCAGCTTTGTCCTGCAAACGCCCGTTCTCTGCACGGGTACTACCAAACTCAACTTCAGCAGCCGCTTAACCTACGCCACCGGTTATGAAGCCGGCACAGTCGAAGTCTCCACCGATGGAGGCAGCCAGTGGACTCCCGTTTGGTCCCAAAGAGGACGCAACAATGCGGGCGAAAGAGCATTCGCCAAACGTTCGGTCTCGCTTGCTGCCTACAATGGCCGCGAGGTGAAAGTCCGCTTCCGTTACGCCCTGCGCCAAGGCTCGGCTTACACCCAGACCAACACCGGAGTCGGCTGGTATGTGGACAATGTTTCCTTCACCAGCGGACAAAAACTCGTCGGAACCACCGTCTCCGAAGTGAGCCCGACGCCGGAATTTAACTTCCATCCGAATGTCGCCGGAGCCTACCTGCTGCAAGTGCGGTCA